GAACGGATACAGGTTCACGACGAGCAGGTCGATCGTCGGGATGCCGTGCTGTTCCAGCGCCTGCATGTGCTCGGGCAGGTCGCGGCGGGCGAGGATGCCGCCGTGCACCTTCGGGTGGAGCGTCTTCACGCGCCCATCGAGCATTTCCGGAAAGCCCGTGTAGTCGGCCACTTCGGTAACGGGCAGGCCCGCGTCGGCGAGCAGTTTCGCGGTGCCGCCCGTCGACAGCAGCTTGACGCCGAGGTCGGACAGCGACTTCGCGAAGTCGACGATGCCGGTCTTGTCGGAAACGGAAATGAGCGCTTGCTTGATCATGATGGAACCACCAATAGCCAGGGAAACGGGGACGGGACGGCCGGCTACAGCAGGCCGTGCTGCTGCAGCTTCTTGCGCAGCGTATTGCGATTGATGCCGAGGTACTCCGCGGCGAGCGACTGGTTGCCGCCTGCCTGTACGAGCACGACCTCGAGCATCGGCTTTTCGACGCAGGACATCACCATTTCATAGACGTCGTGCGGATTGGAGCCGTCTAGATCCCGGAAATACACGTCCAGGCTCTCGCGGACACATTGTTCGATGTTGTGCTTGCTCATGCTGCTAACTGGTTATGGTCGTCCGACTCGCCCTGGCCGTTTTCCTCTTCGTCATCGACGTAGACGAGATGGTCCGACAGCGCCTTTTGCGCCTCGAAGAATGCATTGACGGCGGCGAGCTGCTCGCGGGAGGAATCGAGCGTGTTCATCCTGTGCCGGAACCCGTTGGCACCGGAAAGGCCGCGAGTGTACCAGCCGATGTGCTTGCGCGCAGTACGGACTCCCGTGAATTCACCATAGAAAGCGTAGTGGTCTTCCAGGTGTTCGTTCATCACGTGCTGGATCTCGTCGATCAGCGGCGGGGGCAGCAGCTCGCCGGTTTGCAGGAAATGATCGATTTCGCGGAACAGCCATGGCCGGCCTTGCGCGGCGCGACCGATCATCAGCGCGTCGGCGCCCGTGGCATCGAGCACGGCCTTCGCCTTCGCGGGCGACGTGATGTCGCCGTTCGCGACGACCGGAATCCGCACGGCCGCCTTCACGGCAGCGATGGTGTCGTATTCGGCGTCGCCGCGGTACAGGTCGGCGCGCGTGCGGCCGTGCACGGTGAGCATCGAGATGCCGGCGGCTTCGGCCAGGCGCGCGACCGTGATCGCGTTCTTGTGCTCGCGGTCCCAGCCCGTGCGGATCTTCAGCGTGACGGGCACCGCATCGGGCCCCGTGCCGACCGCCGCGACGACGGCCTCGACGATCCGCTGCACGAGCGGCTCGTTCTGCAGCAGCGCGGAGCCGGCCGCGACGTTGCAGACCTTCTTCGCCGGGCAGCCCATGTTGATGTCGATGATCTGCGCGCCGTTGTCGACGTTGTAGCGGGCCGCTTCGGCCATCATCGCCGGATCGGCGCCGGCGATTTGCACGGCGATCGGCTCCACCTCGCCTTCGTGGTTCGCGCGCCGCATCGTCTTCGCGCTTTTCCACAGCTGCGCGTTGGACGCGACCATCTCGGACACGGCGTAACC
The nucleotide sequence above comes from Burkholderia pyrrocinia. Encoded proteins:
- a CDS encoding Fis family transcriptional regulator encodes the protein MSKHNIEQCVRESLDVYFRDLDGSNPHDVYEMVMSCVEKPMLEVVLVQAGGNQSLAAEYLGINRNTLRKKLQQHGLL
- the dusB gene encoding tRNA dihydrouridine synthase DusB, with the protein product MPVIGPHVLRNNLFVAPMAGVTDRPFRQLCKRLGAGYAVSEMVASNAQLWKSAKTMRRANHEGEVEPIAVQIAGADPAMMAEAARYNVDNGAQIIDINMGCPAKKVCNVAAGSALLQNEPLVQRIVEAVVAAVGTGPDAVPVTLKIRTGWDREHKNAITVARLAEAAGISMLTVHGRTRADLYRGDAEYDTIAAVKAAVRIPVVANGDITSPAKAKAVLDATGADALMIGRAAQGRPWLFREIDHFLQTGELLPPPLIDEIQHVMNEHLEDHYAFYGEFTGVRTARKHIGWYTRGLSGANGFRHRMNTLDSSREQLAAVNAFFEAQKALSDHLVYVDDEEENGQGESDDHNQLAA